One segment of Stappia sp. 28M-7 DNA contains the following:
- a CDS encoding complex I NDUFA9 subunit family protein, with translation MSAASGSKALNGKLVTVFGGSGFIGRHVVRALARRGYRVRVAVRRPDLAEHVQPLGAVGQIMPVQANLRHRWSVDRAVVGSDAVVNLVGILFEAGAQTFDAVQSFGPRAVAEAARAAGIDRVVHLSAIGADADSPAAYARSKAAGEQAVLETAPQAVILRPSIVFGPEDDFFNRFASMARMSPVLPLIGGGVTKFQPVFVGDVAEMVARAVDGELAPGTVYELGGPEVLSFRECLETMLKVIRRKRVLVPLPFGVARIQARFLQLLPKPLLTVDQVEMLKVDNVVSEKAEAEGRTLKALGVEPRTLAAILPTYLERFREHGQYDANRMTAGPEV, from the coding sequence ATGTCCGCGGCATCTGGTTCGAAGGCCCTGAACGGCAAGCTCGTCACCGTGTTCGGCGGGTCCGGCTTCATCGGCCGCCATGTGGTCCGGGCGCTGGCCCGGCGCGGCTACCGCGTTCGCGTCGCGGTGCGCCGCCCCGATCTTGCAGAACACGTGCAGCCGCTCGGCGCCGTCGGCCAGATCATGCCTGTGCAGGCCAACCTGCGTCATCGCTGGTCGGTCGACCGGGCGGTGGTCGGCTCCGATGCGGTGGTCAATCTCGTCGGCATTCTCTTTGAGGCCGGCGCCCAGACCTTCGACGCGGTGCAGTCCTTCGGCCCGCGTGCGGTCGCCGAGGCGGCGCGCGCCGCCGGCATCGACCGTGTGGTGCATCTGTCGGCCATCGGCGCCGATGCCGATTCGCCCGCGGCCTATGCCCGTTCCAAGGCGGCCGGCGAGCAGGCGGTGCTGGAAACCGCGCCGCAGGCGGTGATCCTGCGCCCCTCCATCGTTTTCGGCCCGGAGGACGATTTCTTCAACCGCTTCGCCTCCATGGCCCGCATGTCGCCGGTGCTGCCGCTGATCGGCGGCGGCGTCACGAAGTTCCAGCCGGTCTTCGTCGGCGACGTTGCCGAGATGGTGGCGCGTGCGGTCGACGGCGAGCTGGCGCCGGGCACGGTCTATGAGCTCGGCGGGCCGGAAGTTCTCTCCTTCCGCGAGTGCCTCGAGACCATGCTCAAGGTGATTCGCCGCAAGCGGGTGCTGGTGCCGCTGCCTTTCGGCGTTGCCCGCATCCAGGCACGCTTCCTGCAGCTGCTGCCCAAGCCGCTGCTGACGGTCGATCAGGTCGAGATGCTGAAGGTCGACAACGTGGTCTCGGAGAAGGCCGAAGCCGAAGGGCGCACGCTCAAGGCGCTCGGCGTCGAGCCGCGTACCCTTGCCGCGATCCTGCCGACCTATCTGGAGCGCTTCCGCGAGCACGGCCAGTACGACGCCAACCGCATGACGGCCGGCCCCGAGGTCTGA
- a CDS encoding DUF1127 domain-containing protein: protein MTDMRVNRTGAIKTGAIRTASVETCPARNTAPKNGRRAPDPYDFPTPPRFLPALLLARAARALAARWRRWRSVRRTQAALERLDEAGLRDIGLSRGYFGYEPDDGLSRRERQRIRRLGSDFGLWRHGLD, encoded by the coding sequence ATGACCGACATGCGCGTGAACAGGACGGGGGCCATCAAGACGGGGGCCATCAGGACCGCTTCGGTCGAGACCTGCCCCGCCCGCAATACAGCACCGAAGAACGGGCGCAGGGCGCCCGACCCGTACGACTTTCCCACGCCCCCGCGCTTCCTGCCGGCACTGCTGCTGGCGCGGGCGGCACGGGCCCTCGCCGCCCGCTGGCGGCGCTGGCGCTCGGTGCGCCGCACGCAGGCCGCGCTGGAGCGGCTGGACGAGGCGGGACTGCGCGATATCGGCCTGTCGCGCGGCTATTTCGGCTACGAGCCGGATGACGGGCTGAGCCGCCGCGAGCGGCAGCGTATCCGCCGGCTCGGCTCGGATTTCGGCCTGTGGCGGCACGGGCTCGACTGA
- a CDS encoding YafY family protein, whose product MNAIERALGILLLLTGGQRSAAELAERFDVSVRTIYRDVDRLLALGIPVEAERGAEGGYRLARDYLQPPVALTRGETAALLVALALVRGLRATPLLSELDAAEAKLLASLPRAARELFGQGERIVGIECPPADIFHPEPDGVGDGDTQLAVDRFMQGLLASKRVRLTHENPYRGRSVDYDMEPHGILFDRDRWYLFGHDVDLGSERLIRADRVRQIEVSGFAFRPRAALSVQSQIGRAWLSRAMRRWEGEGRVSRLLVTREQAERLQRDWYYRHAIFGMQDGEGAGRGLLEVRIPSTDAEVILPLVRWLGPGARLLAPDELRRRLARELAAMAAEASADEI is encoded by the coding sequence ATGAACGCCATCGAACGGGCGCTCGGCATCCTGTTGCTGCTGACCGGCGGCCAGCGCAGCGCGGCCGAGCTGGCGGAGCGATTCGACGTGTCCGTGCGCACCATCTACCGCGATGTCGACCGGCTGCTGGCGCTGGGCATTCCGGTGGAGGCCGAGCGCGGGGCGGAGGGCGGCTACCGGCTGGCGCGCGACTATCTGCAGCCGCCGGTGGCGCTGACCCGCGGCGAGACGGCGGCTCTGCTGGTGGCGCTGGCCCTGGTGCGCGGCCTGCGCGCGACGCCGCTCCTGTCGGAGCTGGATGCAGCCGAGGCGAAGCTGTTGGCCTCCCTGCCACGTGCCGCGCGCGAGCTCTTCGGGCAAGGGGAGCGCATCGTCGGCATCGAGTGTCCGCCCGCCGACATCTTCCATCCCGAGCCGGACGGGGTCGGCGATGGCGACACCCAGCTTGCCGTCGATCGTTTCATGCAGGGGCTTCTCGCCTCAAAGCGCGTGCGTCTGACCCACGAGAACCCCTATCGCGGCCGCAGCGTCGACTACGACATGGAGCCGCACGGCATCCTGTTCGACCGCGACCGCTGGTACCTGTTCGGCCACGATGTCGACCTGGGCTCGGAGCGGCTGATTCGTGCCGACCGGGTGCGGCAGATCGAGGTTTCCGGCTTCGCCTTCCGCCCGCGTGCCGCGCTCTCGGTGCAGAGCCAGATCGGCCGCGCCTGGCTGTCGCGCGCCATGCGCCGCTGGGAGGGCGAGGGGCGGGTAAGCCGGCTTCTCGTCACGCGCGAGCAGGCCGAGCGCCTGCAGCGCGACTGGTACTATCGCCACGCGATCTTCGGCATGCAGGACGGGGAGGGTGCGGGACGCGGTCTTCTGGAGGTGCGCATCCCCAGCACCGATGCCGAGGTGATCCTGCCGCTGGTGCGCTGGCTCGGGCCGGGGGCGCGCCTGCTTGCCCCGGACGAGCTGCGCCGCCGGCTCGCGCGGGAGCTGGCGGCGATGGCGGCGGAGGCCTCAGCCGATGAGATATAG
- a CDS encoding undecaprenyl-diphosphate phosphatase has translation MQSETLVGALILGLVEGLTEFIPVSSTGHILLLGHFIGFESTGKTFEVLIQLGAILAILSVYFHRLWTIAMALPHQGQARRFVAGILLAFLPAAVIGVFAHSFIKEVLFESPALICTTLVLGGIALLAVDRMKRPPRYDDVMNYPLWLCLAIGFFQTLAMVPGVSRSGSTIAGALLLGTDKRSAAEFSFFLAMPTMAGAFAYDLFKNRNILSVDDVTIIAVGFVAAFVTAVFVVRGLLDFVSRHGFAPFAWWRIGVGLAGFAGLYLIG, from the coding sequence ATGCAATCGGAGACGCTCGTCGGAGCGCTGATCCTCGGCCTCGTCGAGGGCCTGACCGAGTTCATTCCCGTGTCCTCCACCGGACACATCCTGCTGCTCGGACATTTCATCGGATTCGAGAGCACCGGCAAGACCTTCGAGGTGCTGATCCAGCTCGGCGCCATCCTGGCCATCCTGTCCGTCTATTTCCACCGCCTGTGGACCATCGCGATGGCGCTGCCGCACCAGGGGCAGGCGCGACGCTTCGTCGCCGGCATCCTGCTCGCCTTCCTGCCGGCGGCGGTGATCGGCGTTTTCGCCCACAGCTTCATCAAGGAAGTGCTGTTCGAATCGCCGGCGCTGATCTGCACCACGCTGGTGCTGGGCGGCATCGCGCTGCTGGCCGTCGACCGGATGAAGCGGCCGCCGCGCTACGACGACGTGATGAACTATCCGCTGTGGCTGTGCCTGGCCATCGGCTTCTTCCAGACACTGGCCATGGTGCCGGGCGTCTCGCGCTCCGGCTCGACCATCGCCGGCGCGCTGCTGCTGGGCACGGACAAGCGCTCTGCGGCGGAGTTTTCGTTCTTCCTGGCGATGCCGACCATGGCGGGCGCCTTCGCCTACGATCTCTTCAAGAACCGCAACATCCTGTCGGTCGACGACGTGACCATCATCGCCGTCGGTTTCGTCGCGGCCTTCGTCACCGCCGTCTTCGTGGTGCGCGGCCTGCTCGACTTCGTCAGCCGGCACGGTTTCGCGCCCTTCGCCTGGTGGCGCATCGGCGTCGGCCTTGCCGGTTTCGCCGGCCTATATCTCATCGGCTGA
- a CDS encoding glutathione S-transferase family protein, with amino-acid sequence MLTLYRHPFSPQSRFVQLVLAEYGAKVEFVTERPWERRREFLMLNPAGSLPVLRENDGPPVCGAFAIMEYLDETRGYAVGDRRLMPDHPDARAETRRLVDWAVNKLDNEVIGPFVRERIYKQDMPSSQGGGSPDSAILRAARSNIGHHLRYFGYLAASRNWLAGERLSFADFAVAAELSCADYMGEVPWAEEENVKAWYARMKSRPSFRPLLAEKMLGMPPAPVYADLDF; translated from the coding sequence ATGCTGACGCTGTATCGCCATCCGTTCTCGCCCCAGTCGCGTTTCGTCCAGCTTGTGCTGGCCGAATACGGCGCAAAGGTGGAGTTCGTCACCGAGCGCCCCTGGGAGCGCCGCCGCGAGTTCCTGATGCTCAATCCGGCCGGGTCCCTGCCGGTGCTGCGGGAAAACGACGGCCCGCCCGTGTGCGGGGCCTTCGCCATCATGGAATATCTCGACGAGACGCGCGGCTATGCGGTCGGCGACCGCCGGCTGATGCCCGACCATCCGGATGCGCGGGCCGAGACCCGGCGGCTGGTCGACTGGGCGGTCAACAAGCTCGACAACGAGGTGATCGGCCCCTTCGTGCGCGAGCGCATCTACAAGCAGGACATGCCGTCCTCGCAGGGCGGGGGATCGCCGGATTCGGCCATCCTGCGCGCTGCGCGCTCCAATATCGGCCACCATCTGCGCTATTTCGGCTATCTTGCCGCCTCGCGCAACTGGCTGGCGGGCGAGCGCCTGTCCTTCGCCGACTTCGCCGTGGCGGCGGAGCTGTCCTGCGCCGACTATATGGGTGAGGTGCCATGGGCGGAGGAGGAAAACGTCAAGGCATGGTACGCGCGGATGAAGTCGCGTCCGAGCTTCCGTCCGCTGCTGGCGGAGAAGATGCTGGGCATGCCGCCGGCGCCGGTCTACGCCGACCTGGACTTCTGA
- the queG gene encoding tRNA epoxyqueuosine(34) reductase QueG, whose product MVRADEVASELPSAAGGEDAGHAAGAGLRRPGLLSPQQAARLKASLSDKARALGFDDMRVALADAPPRTSENLARFITEGHHGSMEWMAETAERRAAPQALWPDARRVISLALSYAPDDDPLATLAAREQATISVYARNRDYHDIIKGRLKELAQHLLAQARRMGLGEGEVKVFVDTAPVMEKPLAQQAGLGWQGKHTNLVSRRLGSWFFLAEIFTDLELPVDEAEVDHCGSCRACLEVCPTDAFPAPYRLDARRCISYLTIENKGPIPRAFRAAMGNRIYGCDDCLAACPWNKFAVEAREARLVARDELRAPALADLLQLDDAAFRTLFSGSPIKRIGRDRFLRNVLVAAGNSGSPALVARVEPLLADDSPLVRGAAVWAASRLLPPARFAALAAAALAGQQDEEVCEEWQAALAAAEEGAAGST is encoded by the coding sequence ATGGTACGCGCGGATGAAGTCGCGTCCGAGCTTCCGTCCGCTGCTGGCGGAGAAGATGCTGGGCATGCCGCCGGCGCCGGTCTACGCCGACCTGGACTTCTGAGCCCGCAGCAGGCGGCCCGGCTGAAGGCCTCGCTCTCCGACAAGGCACGGGCGCTCGGCTTCGACGACATGCGCGTCGCCCTCGCCGATGCACCGCCCCGGACCTCCGAAAACCTCGCAAGGTTCATCACCGAGGGCCATCACGGCTCGATGGAGTGGATGGCCGAGACGGCGGAGCGCCGCGCGGCGCCGCAGGCTCTGTGGCCGGATGCGCGCCGGGTGATCAGCCTGGCCCTGTCCTACGCGCCGGATGACGATCCCCTGGCGACGCTCGCCGCGCGCGAGCAGGCGACCATCTCCGTCTATGCCCGCAACCGCGACTATCACGACATCATCAAGGGCCGGCTCAAGGAGCTGGCGCAGCACCTACTGGCGCAGGCCCGGCGCATGGGGCTCGGCGAAGGCGAGGTGAAGGTCTTCGTCGACACCGCCCCGGTGATGGAAAAGCCGCTGGCCCAGCAGGCCGGCCTCGGCTGGCAGGGCAAGCACACCAATCTCGTCTCGCGCCGCCTCGGCTCGTGGTTCTTCCTCGCCGAGATCTTCACCGATCTGGAACTCCCCGTCGACGAGGCCGAGGTCGACCATTGCGGCTCCTGCCGGGCCTGTCTGGAAGTCTGCCCGACGGACGCGTTCCCTGCGCCTTACCGGCTCGATGCGCGCCGCTGCATCTCCTATCTCACCATCGAGAACAAGGGACCGATCCCGCGCGCCTTCCGCGCCGCCATGGGCAACCGCATCTATGGTTGCGACGACTGCCTTGCCGCCTGTCCCTGGAACAAGTTCGCGGTCGAGGCGCGCGAGGCGCGCCTCGTTGCCCGCGACGAGCTGCGCGCGCCTGCGCTCGCCGACCTTCTGCAGCTGGACGATGCGGCGTTCCGTACCCTCTTTTCCGGCTCGCCGATCAAGCGCATCGGCCGCGACCGCTTCCTGCGCAATGTGCTGGTCGCTGCCGGCAATTCCGGCTCGCCCGCACTTGTCGCAAGGGTCGAGCCGCTGCTCGCCGACGACAGCCCGCTGGTGCGCGGAGCCGCCGTGTGGGCGGCCTCGCGCCTGCTGCCGCCGGCACGCTTCGCCGCCCTTGCCGCCGCCGCGCTGGCAGGGCAGCAGGACGAGGAGGTGTGCGAGGAATGGCAGGCGGCCCTCGCCGCCGCCGAGGAGGGGGCGGCCGGCTCGACCTGA
- a CDS encoding SDR family NAD(P)-dependent oxidoreductase: MTLSADLSGKRMLITGASSGLGSHFARVAARAGASIVVAARRQDRLDALVSELHELGAPKAAALALDVGDGAAIHACLAGAVSALGGLDILVNNAGIARAGLAVDQTAEDFDAVMSVNLRGVWLMAISAARHWRETETPGNIVNIASILGERVSMGTACYAVSKAGVVQMTRALALEFARLNVRVNALEPGYFETEINQGYFDTDAGKAMIRQVPMRRIGQYEDLDGPFLLLASDASRFMTGAAIPVDGGHMLA; this comes from the coding sequence ATGACACTTTCAGCGGACCTGTCCGGCAAACGGATGCTGATCACCGGCGCGTCGAGCGGGCTCGGCTCCCATTTCGCGCGGGTCGCGGCACGGGCCGGCGCCTCCATCGTCGTGGCCGCACGGCGCCAGGACCGGCTCGACGCGCTGGTGAGCGAGCTGCACGAGCTCGGCGCACCGAAGGCCGCGGCACTGGCGCTCGATGTCGGCGACGGGGCGGCGATCCATGCCTGCCTTGCCGGCGCGGTCTCGGCGCTCGGCGGGCTCGACATTCTCGTCAATAATGCCGGCATCGCCCGGGCCGGCCTTGCCGTCGACCAGACGGCGGAGGATTTCGACGCGGTGATGTCGGTCAACCTGCGCGGCGTCTGGCTGATGGCGATCTCCGCCGCCCGCCACTGGCGCGAGACGGAAACGCCCGGCAACATCGTCAACATCGCCTCGATCCTGGGCGAGCGGGTCAGCATGGGCACCGCCTGCTATGCGGTCTCCAAGGCCGGCGTCGTGCAGATGACGCGGGCGCTGGCGCTGGAATTCGCAAGGCTGAACGTGCGGGTCAACGCGCTGGAGCCGGGCTATTTCGAGACGGAAATCAACCAGGGCTATTTCGACACCGACGCCGGCAAGGCGATGATCCGGCAGGTCCCCATGCGCCGCATCGGCCAGTACGAGGATCTCGACGGGCCGTTCCTGCTGCTGGCGAGCGATGCCTCGCGGTTCATGACCGGCGCGGCGATCCCGGTCGACGGCGGCCACATGCTGGCCTGA
- a CDS encoding RNA pyrophosphohydrolase, with protein sequence MLSPAALPDYRPCVGVMLLNADGLVWAGKRTPEGGVDPDYCWQMPQGGIDAGEDPLVAARRELYEETAIRSISLIAEAPSWFSYDYPADIVPLRHKARYKGQTQKWFAFRFEGEESEIDILTPPDGHKPEFSEWRWQRAEELPGLVIPFKRAVYEGVVQAFSAFTR encoded by the coding sequence GTGCTCAGCCCCGCCGCCCTGCCCGACTACCGCCCCTGCGTGGGCGTGATGCTGCTCAATGCCGACGGCCTGGTGTGGGCCGGCAAGCGCACGCCGGAGGGCGGGGTCGATCCCGACTATTGCTGGCAGATGCCCCAGGGCGGCATCGATGCGGGCGAGGACCCGCTGGTGGCCGCCCGCCGCGAGCTCTACGAGGAGACGGCGATCCGCTCGATCTCGCTGATCGCGGAGGCGCCCTCGTGGTTCTCCTACGACTATCCCGCCGACATCGTGCCGCTGCGCCACAAGGCCCGCTACAAGGGCCAGACGCAGAAGTGGTTCGCCTTCCGCTTCGAAGGCGAGGAGAGCGAGATCGACATCCTGACACCCCCGGACGGCCACAAGCCGGAATTCAGCGAGTGGCGCTGGCAGCGGGCCGAAGAGCTGCCCGGCCTCGTCATCCCGTTCAAGCGCGCGGTCTACGAGGGCGTGGTACAGGCCTTTTCCGCCTTCACCCGCTAA
- a CDS encoding divergent polysaccharide deacetylase family protein: protein MAGNDLSTPLGLSKKKYLNLPLGLIGAGMITLLGLTVLVWIGVVDDPLGGEPTASIPLERSLDGLTARDFGVVEIRPTLPDQSEDSDQVAAAEDESLGPRFEPKSIDNQDSAPATDRAMPSLASGQGLSERPDARVSESGPHGKLPTVSEGGLRPLDIYARPVGQSFASVPKIAIIVGGLGLSQTSTQAAIDRLPPDITLAFAPYGSSIDRWMQQARRAGHELLLQLPMEPFDYPDNDPGPHTLLVSNAPGEMQDRLSWLLSRISNYVGVMNYMGARFTASENSLKQLLGEVTRRGLMYVDDGSSSRSVAGATANGLRTPYSHADLVIDDVPRPKDITARLLQLEGTARARGIAVGVASALPVTIDELERWSRDLEERGLQLIPISASIDRAGQ from the coding sequence ATGGCGGGAAATGACCTCTCGACTCCCCTCGGGCTGAGCAAGAAGAAATATCTCAATCTGCCGCTCGGGCTGATCGGCGCCGGCATGATCACCCTGCTGGGCCTGACCGTGCTTGTGTGGATCGGCGTTGTCGACGACCCGCTCGGCGGCGAGCCCACCGCGTCGATCCCCCTGGAACGCTCCCTCGACGGCCTGACCGCCCGCGATTTCGGCGTGGTGGAGATCCGCCCGACCCTGCCCGACCAGAGCGAGGACAGCGACCAGGTCGCTGCGGCCGAAGACGAATCGCTCGGGCCGCGCTTCGAACCCAAATCCATCGACAACCAGGACAGCGCGCCCGCGACCGACCGGGCCATGCCGTCGCTGGCCAGCGGACAGGGACTGTCCGAACGCCCCGACGCGCGGGTGAGCGAAAGCGGGCCGCACGGCAAGCTGCCGACCGTCTCGGAGGGCGGGCTGCGGCCGCTCGACATCTACGCCCGGCCCGTCGGCCAGTCCTTCGCCTCCGTTCCCAAGATCGCGATCATCGTCGGCGGTCTCGGCCTGTCGCAGACCAGCACCCAGGCGGCGATCGACCGGCTGCCGCCGGACATCACCCTCGCCTTCGCGCCCTACGGCTCCAGCATCGACCGCTGGATGCAGCAGGCCCGCCGCGCCGGCCACGAGCTGCTGCTGCAGCTGCCGATGGAGCCGTTCGACTATCCCGACAACGATCCGGGCCCGCACACGCTGCTGGTCAGCAACGCGCCGGGCGAGATGCAGGACCGCCTGTCGTGGCTGCTCAGCCGGATCAGCAACTATGTCGGCGTGATGAACTACATGGGCGCCCGTTTCACCGCCTCGGAAAACTCGTTGAAACAGCTGTTGGGAGAGGTGACCCGGCGCGGGCTGATGTATGTCGACGACGGTTCGTCCTCGCGCAGCGTGGCCGGGGCGACGGCAAACGGCTTGCGCACGCCCTACTCCCACGCGGACCTGGTCATCGACGATGTGCCGCGGCCCAAGGACATCACCGCCCGGCTGCTCCAGCTGGAAGGCACCGCACGGGCGCGCGGCATCGCCGTCGGCGTCGCCAGCGCGCTTCCCGTGACCATCGACGAGCTGGAGAGATGGTCGCGCGACCTGGAAGAGCGCGGGCTGCAGCTCATCCCGATCAGCGCCTCGATCGACCGCGCCGGCCAGTAG
- a CDS encoding S41 family peptidase, translated as MIRKASLLLVGALIGGATITALSQMPVRVSGVANAAASDTYRQLNLFGDVFERVRSDYVEVPDDAALIESAINGMLSSLDPHSSYLSPKHFRDMQVQTRGEFGGLGIEVTMEDGLVKVVTPIDDTPAFKAGVMAGDLITHLDGEQIQGLTLSEAVDKMRGPINTGIELTIRRENVAEPVKLTITRDIIRIKSVRFREEGEVGYLRVTQFNEQTYDGLKDGMDEVAKKIGSDKLKGFVLDLRNNPGGLLDQAIAVSDAFLQRGEIVSTRGRNADETQRYNARSGDLANGKPVIVLINGGSASASEIVAGALQDHRRATVLGTRSFGKGSVQTIVPLGANGAIRLTTARYYTPSGVSIQAKGITPDIEVLQELPEELRASGAETKGEAGLRGHLQGEGEEQSGSQAYVPPDPKDDAQLKLALDLLNGVQVNSAFPPVGDQKAAVPN; from the coding sequence ATGATTCGGAAAGCTTCCCTGTTGCTGGTCGGTGCGCTCATCGGTGGCGCGACAATCACCGCCCTCTCGCAGATGCCCGTGCGTGTCAGCGGCGTGGCGAATGCCGCCGCCTCCGACACCTACCGGCAGCTCAACCTCTTCGGCGACGTGTTCGAGCGGGTCCGCTCCGACTATGTCGAGGTTCCCGACGATGCGGCTTTGATCGAGTCGGCCATCAACGGCATGCTGAGCTCGCTCGACCCGCATTCGAGCTACCTGTCGCCCAAGCACTTCCGCGACATGCAGGTGCAGACGCGGGGCGAGTTCGGCGGCCTCGGCATCGAGGTCACCATGGAGGACGGCCTGGTCAAGGTCGTCACCCCGATCGACGACACGCCCGCCTTCAAGGCCGGCGTGATGGCCGGCGACCTGATCACCCATCTCGACGGCGAGCAGATCCAGGGCCTGACCCTGTCGGAAGCGGTCGACAAGATGCGCGGACCGATCAACACCGGCATCGAGCTGACGATCCGCCGCGAGAACGTGGCCGAGCCGGTCAAGCTGACGATCACCCGCGACATCATCCGCATCAAGTCCGTGCGCTTCCGCGAGGAAGGCGAGGTCGGCTATCTGCGCGTGACCCAGTTCAACGAGCAGACCTATGACGGCCTGAAGGACGGCATGGACGAGGTCGCGAAGAAGATCGGCTCCGACAAGCTCAAGGGCTTCGTGCTCGACCTGCGCAACAATCCCGGCGGTCTGCTCGACCAGGCGATCGCCGTCTCCGACGCCTTCCTGCAGCGCGGCGAGATCGTCTCGACCCGCGGCCGCAACGCCGACGAGACCCAGCGCTACAACGCCCGCTCGGGCGATCTTGCCAACGGCAAGCCGGTGATCGTGCTGATCAACGGCGGCTCGGCCTCGGCGTCCGAGATCGTCGCCGGCGCCCTGCAGGACCACCGCCGCGCCACCGTGCTCGGCACCCGGTCCTTCGGCAAGGGTTCGGTGCAGACCATCGTCCCGCTCGGCGCCAACGGCGCGATCCGGCTGACGACGGCGCGCTACTACACCCCGTCGGGCGTCTCGATCCAGGCCAAGGGCATCACCCCGGACATCGAGGTGCTGCAGGAGCTGCCCGAGGAACTGCGCGCCAGCGGCGCCGAGACCAAGGGCGAGGCGGGCCTGCGCGGCCACCTGCAGGGCGAGGGCGAGGAGCAGTCCGGCAGCCAGGCCTATGTGCCGCCGGACCCCAAGGACGATGCCCAGCTGAAGCTGGCGCTCGACCTGCTCAACGGCGTCCAGGTGAACAGCGCCTTCCCGCCGGTCGGCGACCAGAAGGCCGCCGTTCCGAACTGA
- a CDS encoding murein hydrolase activator EnvC, translating into MRTGHLLLILPLAVALATGVLPQGPGRGLASEEQIETAQEPSTAADPASGTASQPESLAERKARREEELSTLTRDLSLSADRQAALAREIRAIERDREALNADLLRTAQRVTRLEEQLAATEDRLRRLGENEDAVRASLVKRQDVLAEVLSALQRIGRHPPPPLAVRPRDALGAVRSALLLNAVMPELHVEAQALASDLASLRQLKVSSAAERDRLVADGRRLAEERTRVEMLVASKKRDYERSEAELAQERDRTRQLAEEAGTLKELIATLERDITSARDAAEAARKADEARRNAPPPSDPFSDPGRLAPAIAFADAKGRIGTPVTGTVLRDFGAQDSFGGTTQGRSIATRANAQVVAPVDGWVVYAGPFRSYGQVLILNAGDGYHILLAGMDRTNVEQGQFVLAGEPVATMGETRVASAATLDLAAPQPVLYVEFRKDGVSIDPTPWWVRPEEEKARG; encoded by the coding sequence ATGCGGACAGGCCATCTGCTGCTGATCCTTCCTCTCGCCGTCGCGCTTGCGACAGGCGTGTTGCCGCAGGGGCCCGGACGGGGCCTGGCAAGCGAGGAACAGATCGAGACGGCGCAGGAGCCGTCCACCGCCGCGGACCCCGCATCCGGCACGGCCTCCCAACCGGAGAGCCTGGCCGAGCGCAAGGCCCGCCGCGAGGAGGAACTGTCGACGCTGACGCGCGATTTGTCGCTGTCGGCGGACCGGCAGGCCGCGCTCGCCCGAGAAATTCGCGCCATCGAGCGCGACCGGGAAGCGCTCAATGCCGACCTGCTGCGCACGGCGCAGAGGGTCACCCGGCTCGAAGAGCAGCTGGCGGCGACGGAAGATCGCCTGCGCCGCCTGGGAGAGAACGAGGACGCAGTGCGCGCATCCCTTGTCAAACGACAGGACGTGCTGGCCGAGGTGCTCTCGGCACTGCAGCGAATCGGCCGGCATCCGCCGCCGCCGCTCGCCGTGCGTCCGCGCGATGCGCTCGGCGCGGTGCGCAGCGCCCTGCTGCTCAACGCGGTGATGCCGGAGCTGCATGTGGAAGCGCAGGCGCTGGCGAGCGATCTTGCCTCCCTGCGCCAGCTCAAGGTATCGAGCGCGGCCGAGCGCGACCGGCTGGTCGCCGACGGGCGGCGCCTGGCCGAGGAGCGCACCCGCGTGGAAATGCTGGTCGCCTCGAAGAAGCGCGACTATGAGAGGAGCGAAGCGGAACTGGCGCAGGAGCGCGACCGCACACGCCAGCTCGCCGAGGAGGCAGGCACTCTCAAGGAATTGATCGCGACGCTGGAGCGGGACATCACCAGCGCGCGCGACGCGGCGGAAGCCGCCCGCAAAGCCGACGAGGCCCGGCGCAACGCCCCGCCCCCGTCCGATCCGTTCAGCGATCCGGGACGGCTGGCGCCGGCCATCGCCTTTGCCGACGCGAAGGGTCGCATCGGCACGCCGGTGACCGGCACGGTGCTGCGGGACTTCGGGGCGCAGGACAGTTTCGGCGGCACGACCCAGGGCCGCTCGATCGCCACCCGCGCCAATGCCCAGGTGGTGGCTCCGGTGGACGGCTGGGTCGTCTATGCAGGACCGTTCCGTTCCTACGGGCAGGTCTTGATCCTGAACGCCGGCGATGGATATCATATCCTTCTTGCCGGCATGGACCGGACGAATGTCGAGCAGGGGCAGTTCGTGCTGGCAGGGGAGCCCGTCGCGACGATGGGAGAGACGCGCGTTGCAAGCGCGGCGACTCTCGATCTCGCGGCACCGCAACCCGTGCTCTATGTTGAATTTAGGAAAGACGGCGTTTCGATCGATCCCACACCTTGGTGGGTTCGGCCCGAAGAAGAAAAGGCTCGCGGATGA